Genomic DNA from Paenibacillus donghaensis:
GAAATCAGGATATGGCATTGAGATAACCAGCAACAGCACTACCTCTTCTAATGCTCCTAGTAGTCACATCACCGGTACCCAGCACGCTGTCACCTATTTCCCGGAGTTTTCTTATCAAACCTACTGGCGACTTCACGACCTAAAATCAGGTGGAGTGAACGCCAATTTTTGGTTGAAGACTAATGAATACTCAACATACCAAAGTCGAGTTCACTTTACGCCTGTTTGGTTCCCTGATGGACCCTATATTCCAATTACTCGCATCCTAGATGCTTGGACACCAGAAGGCATGCTGACTCTTCAACTGCAAGAAACGATTACGATCTCCGGGAACCTATTCTCTGATTGGCATATTGCACCGAAAAAAACAAAATAGAAAGTTGGTGCTGCATTTATGCTGCTGCCCATCATTGTGCTGCTCCTCTGCCTTCTTGGCGGAGGAGCTGTTTTATTTCACCTCATGAAAAGTAAATCGAAATCCAATATTACCACTGATCTTGCCATGCAAACAGCACAAGAATTCGTCCAAGTACAAGACATTCATGGGAACTTCCTTCATACACAAGGCGGTTGGCTGATGAGCTATTTACGGATCTTCCCGATTAGTCTGGATTTATTGAGCACTTCAGAAAAACGGATGCTTATTAGCAAGCTGACAGCCGAATTATCCTCTTTCAACTATCCATTTAAGTTTCTTGCGGTAAGCCGCCCTGTAGATATTTCTCCTCTAATTTCAGAACTCAGTGCCTTACTCTCTACCGCAGACCCTAAGCAGAAAGAACTGCTCCGGCAAGAAATGCTGCAGATGAACACGCTCACTCTCTCAGGTGAAGTAGTTGAGCGACAATTTTATTTAATCCTCTGGCAGCGACAAAATGACGGAACTGAACAGGACCTCTTGGACAAAGCTAAAAGGCTTGCCCAGCATTTTGAAGATGGCCAAGTGCAGACCCAACTTTTAAAACAGCAAGACATCGTTCAGTTATGCAACTTAGTTAACAATCCCTCCTACACTCACCTCGAAACGACAGAACCTGAAAATGTGATTCCTTTTCTTTCGAAGTTGGAGGTGTAGAACTTGGATCCCTTCACCGCGAAGTTACTCTCCAAAATAGCCTTTAAAATCGCCTCGGACGAACAAGCTCGTAAACGAATATTGATGCTGATTTTACTTCCGGCAGCCACCTTATTAGTTCTCATCGCTATGGTTCTACAACTGCTTACCTCCCCCTTAGAGTCACTCAAAATTTGGCTCTCAGCTGATGAAACTCCCATTGTAAATGAAATGCGTATCGACTATGGTTTCACCCAAATTCTACAAAATACCGACGAAGGATATGCGGAAAGCCAGGGACAGCAATATGAGGGAGTAACGTTTAAGGATGGAAGTCGCGAAGTTGTCTATTACAACCAAATGGACTCCCGTTGGGCAGATAAACCTTATGGTCCCAGGGACACCATTGGCGTATCCGGTTGCGGTCCAACTTCCTTATCAATTGTCGTTTCGACCCTCACCAGTAAAAGGATCGATCCATTCACTATGTCTAATTGGGCATATAACAATGGTTATTTGGCAGAAGGAACTGGTAGCTACCATAGCTTAATTCCTGATGGTGCTCAGCATTTTGGTTTAAATGTTCAAGGTGCTGCTCAAAAAGACCAGCAAACCATCATTAATGCCTTATCTAGTGGAAAACTGGTTGTTGCCATTATGGGTAAAGGTCACTTCACTTCCTCCGGCCATTTCATGGTTCTTCGAGGTGTCACCACTGAAGGCAAGATCCTTGTCGCCGATCCAGCCAGTCGAAAGCGAAGTGAGCAGGAATGGGATTTCTCCATTATTTTGAACGAAGCCAGAAAGAATGCAGCAGCAGGTGGCCCCTTCTGGATCATAAGTTGAAAGGAGAACTGATATTTTGAAACCCACATCTCCATCTTTATTTGTGAATCCTTCGCTTCTAAACGCAATCACTCCTATGGGCCTGGAGTTTTCTCGGAACGGCCTTGTGATTGGTGAACAAACAGCTAAAATGTATGGCGTCATTCAGTATCCTCCCAAAACCGATGTCGGTTGGCTCTCCACTCTAACCAATATGCCATCTACCATGGTATCCATCGGTTTTCAACCTATAGATAATAGCGCCTTAATCTCCGCAATATCCAAATCCATTACACAAAATCGCAGCATGGCCGACAGTGCTAAAGATCCTCTTACCCGTCAACGAGCAGACAAGGCGGCTACCGATGGTGAGAACATTATGATGCAGATTGACCAAAACAGTGAAACGGTTGGCCTTATGAATGTAATGGTCATGCCATTTGCAGAAGATGACAAGCAGTTCACCCGCGCATGTAGACGTGTTGAAAATACCTTCAGTATGATGCGCTGCAAAATTCGCAACCTGGCCCATCTTCAAAAAGAAGGCTTTCGTCACCTATCCCCCATGTACCCTGCACAAGATCAAATTGGGGATATCCTAAATAAAATCATGCCGATGAGCACCTTCGTGGGAGGCTTTCCCTTTGCAAGTTCTGGCTTCAACGACGGCACGGGCTATTACTTCGCCAAAGACGCTAGCGGCGCATTGGTTATCGTCGATACATGGAAACGCGGCGGCGACCGAACCAATTCAAACATCGTCATTATGGGCGTGGCTGGCGTAGGTAAATCTACAGCTGTAAAACATGTGGCACTTAGCGAATACATGAAGGGTACCAAGATTATTTTTATTGATCCAGAATCGGAATATAAGGAACTCTGCCAGAGGCTAAATGGTGACTGGATTAACGCCGGCGGTGGATCAAATGGTAGAATCAATCCGCTTCAAATCCGTCCAGCTCCTCGCGATGAAGAAGATGAGATATTTCCGCTTTATAAAGATGAAGGTCACGGTATGTCCGATATGGCGCTTCATCTGAAGAATCTGGAAATCTTCTTTAATCTCTACATCCCTGACCTGACCATGATGCAAAAAGCTGTCCTTAAGCAATGTTTGATTGAGTTGTATAATCAGTTTCTAATTACGTGGACCACAGATATTACGAAACTAGCCAGCACCGACTTCCCTACTTTTTCTGACCTCTACGCTCTGATTCATGGCAAGGAAAAGAAGCTTGGAGATGAAGTGTATAAAGAGTTGTCCCTACTGTTGCATGATATTGCACATGGTGGGGACTCTTTTTTATGGAATGGTCACAGCACCATTCAAACCCATAGCCGCTGCATTTGCTTGGACACTCATACTCTTCAAAATACTTCTGAGAATATCAAGCGAACCCAATACTTTAACCTCTTATCCTGGTGCTGGGAGCAAATGTCACAGGACCGGACAGAGCGCGTGCTGCTGATCTGTGATGAATGTTATTTGATGATTGACCCTAACGTCCCGCAGAGCCTAGTATTCTTACGAAATGTAGAGAAACGCGCTCGAAAATATGAAGCCGGCCTTGCGATTATCTCTCATAGTGTCGTGGACTTTCTAGCCCCTGAGGTCAAGATGTACGGGCAAGCACTACTGGATATACCTTGTATCAAAATACTGATGGGGACAGACGGGAAGAATCTTCAAGAAACACGAGAGCTTTATAACTTAACAGATGCAGAGGAAGAACTTCTGGCCAGCAAGAAGCGTGAACATGCTTTGTTAATGATTGGCTCCAAGAGGTTGCATGTCCATTTTGATATCCCTGAATATAAATTTGCATATATGGGAACAGCAGGAGGTCGATGATCATGGACAAAAAGAAACAGCTTGTTGAGCTTTTCTTCTATATGGGTCTAGTGGTCATTGGGATTATATTGTTATTCATGAAGGAAGGGTAAACTAATGATTCTATATCTGACTAGTAGTAGCAAGGTTAACCTACTTGATTTTATCGAGATCGAATTAGAAATGCCGATAAAAAAATTGATTGGGTCATTTTCGCTCAATTCCTTTGTGGTCAAAGATATGCGATTTTATAACCATGTTCGCTATGTAGCAATTGAACGTGGAGCAATAAAGGAGACTGACAAAGAAATGGTACAAGCACTTTTATCATTTCAGATGATGTATAAAATGCGAATCATTGTGATCTCGGAAGGGCTGCTAGAGAGCAGTCCTATTTTACAAGAACTGATACAGGCAGATATTCAAAACGTTGTTATTGCTGAAAAAATAGACAAGATTCAAGATGAGCTTCGAGAGTGTTTTTCTGATGTGGGAATGTTGCGACGTAAAGCTGAGAGAGAGTTCATCTCATTAGAGGCGATGCTTCAACTTGCACCAGTGGAAGAAGTAACACAATTTCGGTTTAACTGCACAAATGTCATAATTGCTATTGCTGGATGCGACCGGCGCGTTGGTGTGACTACTACTGCATTTAACCTAGTTTGTTGGATAAATGCCCACGGAGGAACTGCATGTTACGTTGAGGCAAATAGTAACAACCATTTGGCTCATATCATCCAACTATTCAAGCCGAAACAATCTGGAAGTGCCTTTATAATGGAAGATTCCGATTTCTATTTTAATAAAGAACTGAATCAAGATTACAACTTTATTATATTTGATATTGGAGTGCTAAAAGAAAGGAACTTACAAGAAGCTTTCTTAAACGCGGATATTAGAATACTATGTGGTTCGGCTATGCCTTATGAACTGGTTGGATTTTACCGAGCTCTAGAACGGTGCCAAAACTTCTCTGTACACGCACTTGGATTATTTGTCCCTGATAATATTAAGCCATATTTGTCACAGAGTATTAGTAAAAACATTGTTTACTGTAACAGTTCTCACGACCTCTTTGATTCAAAATCAAATAGTGGAATTTTTGAAATGTTTTTAAAAGAACATTTCATCTGAATCTACTATATCCGTATTTCCAATATTTAAATTTTAGAAATCAATTTCCAACATTCGTAAAGAAGAGACATGACTAGTTATTGGAATCATATCTCTTCTATTTATTATATTTATTATATTTATTAAAATGGATCCAAATTCTCTAATTCATGAACATCGTTTCTCCAAATAAAATCAGATGTTACTAAATGATCATCAAAAAAATTAGTATTTTTTATTAGCAATTGGAACTTCTCTCCTTTATATGAATATACAATATTATAAAATAGCATTATTAATTCATAAGATGATAGTTGCGCTCTTAAAATCCCTCTGTACTTCCTCTTCTCATTATTGTCTTTAAAAGGGGCTTTATTGAATTCTTCATCCTGAATTAATTTTACAATTCTATACAAATTCCTGAAATAGTGCCCTAATAAGCTCTCATTTTTTTCATATACTTTTTGAAATGCGTAGACCTTTAATTCTTTCAAAGGATTTTCAACGAATTCATTTAGGTATTTTTCAACATACATATTGGAAACACTAGCTTCATATGACTCTTTAAGGTTTAGTGCCTCTAGCCATTTTAAATACTCTACTTTGTTGAATAAAATATTTTCATTAAACCTTAAAATATGCTCTTGTTCCTCTTTATTCCATAATTTATTTGTTCCTTGTTCCATGGATACATAAAATGAGTCGTGTCTAGAAGTCTCGGGGCTGTTGGATTCATCAAATGATGGAAATATAGGATTATTTTCTTCAAATTCTCTTATGAAATTGTTCAGATGATGGTCAATATATACCTTTCTTACTAATTCATCTAGAGCCTTTTTATTATCTACTAGTGCTCGCTCTTTTAATCCTTTTGAATAATTTTCATATATTTCAGTGTCGTAGTAGTCTCTCAGTTCCTCGTAGAATACTTTAATGGCCTCTCTTCCTTTTTTATCCTTGTAGTTAATCTCGCTAAGAATATTATGATGCAAATTAATCATGTTAAAAAAAGTACTATCAAATTGCTGCTTTTTCATTGTCGAATTAGTTATCTCATATTCTTCTCTTGTTTTTTTCACTTCATCTCGTTGTAATGCTAATTCTTCTTTTTGCATAATTATTGCCGCAGTTACAAATATAATACTTGCTAATGATAAAAGGCCTACTGTAGTACCTCCGAAGTA
This window encodes:
- a CDS encoding VirB4 family type IV secretion system protein, which produces MKPTSPSLFVNPSLLNAITPMGLEFSRNGLVIGEQTAKMYGVIQYPPKTDVGWLSTLTNMPSTMVSIGFQPIDNSALISAISKSITQNRSMADSAKDPLTRQRADKAATDGENIMMQIDQNSETVGLMNVMVMPFAEDDKQFTRACRRVENTFSMMRCKIRNLAHLQKEGFRHLSPMYPAQDQIGDILNKIMPMSTFVGGFPFASSGFNDGTGYYFAKDASGALVIVDTWKRGGDRTNSNIVIMGVAGVGKSTAVKHVALSEYMKGTKIIFIDPESEYKELCQRLNGDWINAGGGSNGRINPLQIRPAPRDEEDEIFPLYKDEGHGMSDMALHLKNLEIFFNLYIPDLTMMQKAVLKQCLIELYNQFLITWTTDITKLASTDFPTFSDLYALIHGKEKKLGDEVYKELSLLLHDIAHGGDSFLWNGHSTIQTHSRCICLDTHTLQNTSENIKRTQYFNLLSWCWEQMSQDRTERVLLICDECYLMIDPNVPQSLVFLRNVEKRARKYEAGLAIISHSVVDFLAPEVKMYGQALLDIPCIKILMGTDGKNLQETRELYNLTDAEEELLASKKREHALLMIGSKRLHVHFDIPEYKFAYMGTAGGR
- a CDS encoding C39 family peptidase — translated: MDPFTAKLLSKIAFKIASDEQARKRILMLILLPAATLLVLIAMVLQLLTSPLESLKIWLSADETPIVNEMRIDYGFTQILQNTDEGYAESQGQQYEGVTFKDGSREVVYYNQMDSRWADKPYGPRDTIGVSGCGPTSLSIVVSTLTSKRIDPFTMSNWAYNNGYLAEGTGSYHSLIPDGAQHFGLNVQGAAQKDQQTIINALSSGKLVVAIMGKGHFTSSGHFMVLRGVTTEGKILVADPASRKRSEQEWDFSIILNEARKNAAAGGPFWIIS
- a CDS encoding putative phage abortive infection protein, with amino-acid sequence MDPDSKNNDNEEKSWFSKKENWWIICGFVVALGAVAVPFIIMLVANKRFDVNDFKDLGTVGDYFGGTTVGLLSLASIIFVTAAIIMQKEELALQRDEVKKTREEYEITNSTMKKQQFDSTFFNMINLHHNILSEINYKDKKGREAIKVFYEELRDYYDTEIYENYSKGLKERALVDNKKALDELVRKVYIDHHLNNFIREFEENNPIFPSFDESNSPETSRHDSFYVSMEQGTNKLWNKEEQEHILRFNENILFNKVEYLKWLEALNLKESYEASVSNMYVEKYLNEFVENPLKELKVYAFQKVYEKNESLLGHYFRNLYRIVKLIQDEEFNKAPFKDNNEKRKYRGILRAQLSSYELIMLFYNIVYSYKGEKFQLLIKNTNFFDDHLVTSDFIWRNDVHELENLDPF